Proteins from a genomic interval of Acipenser ruthenus chromosome 46, fAciRut3.2 maternal haplotype, whole genome shotgun sequence:
- the LOC117397878 gene encoding E3 ubiquitin-protein ligase NEURL3 yields MGNRNTLSRLDHCKGTGHDLHLQTPSSHACHSQCLGPLSFHPQTHGSQITMHPGLHRVERRDTFRDGLVFTSRPVALMEHVILRVEESEGHWQGALRLGFTTHCPSCMNPDSLPPFACPNLKGRPGFWVGAIPEECARQGDRIAYWVNKKGELLYRVNSGETYLLLRGVNVNSTLWGLMDVYGQTRALQILGSTKRSAFGTQTSCPRNTPFDRRDTPVNPEPRTGGAEDCVVCLSSPVSTVLACGHACMCVPCAENVWDRIGTCPLCRKLIAEITITGSKSERSQLELEVSEKPALRSTEAPRTTKR; encoded by the exons ATGGGGAATCGGAACACTCTCTCGAGACTTG atcatTGTAAAGGGACCGGCCATGACCTACACCTCCAAACACCCTCCTCCCACGCGTGCCACAGTCAGTGCCTGGGACCCCTGAGCTTCCACCCACAAACCCACGGCTCCCAGATCACAATGCACCCGGGCCTCCACCGGGTGGAGCGGAGAGACACCTTCAGAGACGGCCTCGTGTTCACCAGCCGGCCGGTGGCGCTGATGGAGCACGTGATCCTGCGAGTGGAGGAGAGCGAGGGGCACTGGCAAGGAGCTCTGCGGCTGGGCTTCACCACTCACTGCCCCTCCTGCATGAACCCCGACTCTCTGCCCCCCTTCGCCTGCCCTAATCTGAAGGGCCGGCCTGGGTTCTGGGTGGGGGCGATCCCAGAGGAGTGCGCCCGGCAGGGGGACAGGATCGCGTATTGGGTGAACAAGAAAGGGGAGTTGCTGTACAGAGTGAACAGTGGAGAGACGTACCTGCTGCTCAGAGGGGTCAATGTGAACAGTACACTGTGGGGGCTGATGGATGTGTACGGACAGACACGCGCGCTGCAGATACTAG GCTCGACGAAAAGGAGTGCGTTCGGCACCCAAACCTCCTGCCCTCGAAACACGCCCTTCGACCGGCGAGACACCCCAGTGAACCCCGAACCCCGAACAg GGGGCGCTGAAGACTGCGTGGTTTGCCTCTCCAGTCCCGTGAGCACCGTTCTCGCGTGTGGTCACGCCTGCATGTGTGTCCCGTGTGCGGAAAACGTGTGGGACCGGATCGGAACATGTCCTTTGTGTCGGAAACTAATCGCTGAGATCACGATAACCGGCTCCAAATCTGAGAGATCGCAACTGGAACTGGAAGTGAGTGAGAAACCAGCATTAAGAAGCACTGAGGCTCCTAGAACAACCAAGAgatga